In Camelina sativa cultivar DH55 unplaced genomic scaffold, Cs unpScaffold00555, whole genome shotgun sequence, the genomic stretch CCTGGAGGTATtgcctctctcttttttacctttaaaaagaaaaaattccaatcttttttacttttctctctttaaagtCATAACCTTTTTCTTCGTAAGATGTTTAATTGTCTACTCTGTAACTGTAACCGTTGGAGCTTTAAATGATCCCACAGTTACTTTGATTCATACTGGATTTACAACTTTTTCTCTTATGGCAATGTCTTGTTCCTTTAAACACATCATTTATGTTGTTAACAATATCCACAATGAAGTTATAGAAACTACTGTATTAAATAGCGGTTTAGGGTTTGGTTTGCAATTGCAATTTTCTTATTCTCCCTCCCTCCCTTGTTCTAGTTAAACTAATCAaactcttgagtcttgactaTATATAGATTGCAAGTGCTGTTAATGAACGAAGGCTTGTTCCAAAGAATGTTGTCTTTGCGTTGCTATCAAAGAGGCTCGAAGAAGGATACCTCAATGGGGAAACAGGTTTCATTCTTGATGGCTTTCCCCGCACTCATATTCAGGCCGTGAGTTTCTTTTACACTTTTGACACTGTTTTTTAAtcccacaaagctcttgcctaCTGTTTTGCAGAGATCCTCGATTATATTATTCTACTTTGGCCTGAAAAATGTCCAAAACAGCATTGTTTGTTTAGTGATTCTTCTTGCTGTTCTGAATaacaacattttgtttttgtgattccTCAAGCTGTTCTGAATGTTTGCAGGAAACTCTTGATCAAATCGCTCAGATTGACCTCGTTGTAAATCTGAAATCCTCTGAGGAGCCTCTGGTAAACCGAAATGTTCTAAATGAAACAGCTCTGCCTCGACAAGAGTTCCTCGCCTCTATGTTACACTCACCTGTTGCAAACAAAGCTCGGAGGGATAGTCTCCGTGTCTATGCACATGAGGTACTTTACTGGTTTATGATCAATCTCGTTGTTATATCTAGTTTACAAGGTGTTTTCAACTGAATATCTTGCGGTGATTGTATCAGGTGAAGCCCCTCGAAGACTACTATAGGAAGCAGAGAAAACTTTTAGACTTTCATGTTGACGGTGCCACATCAGCAGAAACCTGGCAGGGCTTGTTGGCAGCTTTGCATCTGAAGCAGTTGAATTTGGCGTCTTCACATAAACTGACTCTGTGATGATTGAACAGCAGTCATATCGCTAAGGCTAGGATTAAATCCTCTGAGCCTtgctttacaaaattttgatctttctctttcattttatGGGTCTTAACACAAAGCacccttttttctttgtctaaaaaATCTGTAATTCAAAGTTTTGCGAGAGATCCAATGTGAGGAGGATAATACACTAAAGCTTGTAATGAGTCTATACAGAGCCAAAATTTTCCTTATGATAAGTAAGTCTATATTTGCAACAATCTCGTGTGCGTCTCGTACTGGTACTACTGTTGAATAAAGTTTGTGCTACATTCTATACATCAACTCACCAACACTACTTATATCATCGCATTACCAACAAGATTTTTGACACATCAGACATTTACAACCAAGTCACAAGTGGAAACACAGACAAAACACAACAATATCTGATTATTCGCCGTTCATCCAACACTCCTTCAGTAGTTGATACCTAACTGTCTCATCTGCACCACCATTATTGACCTTCTTACAACCCGCTTGTTGAAGAACAACAACAGCCAACGGTGAACTCAGCTCATCGAGCTCATCATCGCTTGTGTACGCTTTTCTTGTAACCGAAGACCTGATTCTGCATAACTGCGGCGCTTGAGGCTGTCCAAAGTCCCCAATGATGGTGGAGATTGAAGCCCCTGAAGGTGGAGAGTACACTGGAGGAGGTGCAGTGCATGGATAGCTTGTGATCATACCCTTCTCAGCTTTTTCCTACAAAGGGTCATCACGTTTCTGTTAGCAAAATTAGTTTCTTCTCCTAAGATCCATCATTTAGAAAATGGTCTCACCTCGGATTCAAGAGCTTCAAGCACAGCATCAGGAACTGGGTCAGGACAAAACTCATCTGGGACAAAATTGTTCAACACTCTCTTGATCAACGGTGCACCTAACATCGGGCAAACCTTCACAATAACAAGAGATATATTTGATCAAGTAAAGGAATAAAGTTTACTGGATACAAAGTGGTGAGTTCTATGTTGTATTTGCACCTCTTTTCTCACAGAACTGTTGAGGAGCATATCTTTTGGAAGCATCATTAGATCACTTAACGCCTTAAGAAGATGGAATGTCTTGAACGATCTATCAACGTAGCTATTCTCATCACTACTgtcttcatcttcgtcatcgATGCCGAACAGATCAGTGAGCCACCTAGACCAGTTTCCTATCTGCTTAAAATTAGAAATGCATGAGGTTTACGGAGACTAAAGTATCTTTTACCAAGAATTTGAGTTTTAGTAAACTGACCGAGTTTTTCAGCTGGGCACCAGAACCAAAACTTGATGTTGTAGAAGGAATCGGCAAGACCCTCGAGTCTGCAATGGGATCAGATACAGGGTCTGTTGGAAAATTTTCATCAGAATCACGAAGGATAGCATTGAACATGGCAACATCTAACCGAGCCACACATTGTTCCATTATCTGCGTTACAAAACGTGGACATTCGTTTGCGAGTCAAGAAGAGTAAGGTATTAAAGTGAAAAATTCAAAAGGAGAAATGTTTACCAGACGAGCAGGCACGGGCAAACAACCACATTCATGCCCACTAGCTCGCAGAGGGCACAAACGTTCGTGCGCATCCCTGAAAGCCTTTTTCCAAAGCTCTAATGAGAAGTCACCTTGTTCTTGGTTCATAGAACTCGGCGTCCTACCAAAATTTTTCTTTGATGCAGAGCCATTTGCTTTATCAAACTCTCTAGTCGATGCTGCCGAAGACTGCATACGTGGTGTCAAAGTCTGCAACCAAAGGAAAAGAACATGTGTATCAATAGTTGGTTAAGAGAATGAAATTGAAGCAGAGAGAACAGAGCAACATTACCTGCCACCAAATTGATTCTACAACGCGTGAGAAGATCCAAGCTTCAACCTTCTCAAGCGCTGCTATGAAAGTTACAGGGTCATCCCAGGTACCAAAACTCTCAATGTCCTTTTTGCTCAAAGAGGAATCTTTCCACTTCAAGGACGATTGTTTATCAGTTTCTCTTTCCACCTTCTGTTTCCTTGGTCCAGGGCCAGCAGAAACTGGCAGCTCCTCTTCTGCTGTAGTATCACTTATGATCGTCCTCAGAACGATAGTGTTTGACAGCCAAAATGTCAACCTGCAACCCACGgacaacataaattttttttgaaactctgAAAAAGACTACTCAGAATAGTAATTATGCAAAGTAGAATATCACCATACCTGGGGACATCGTTTCCACACGCTTTGGCAACAAGAACTAACCCGGAGACAGCACTTTTAGCTGCATTGGCTCTTCTTGAGAGATGGTTTTCTCTACAAGCATGAAGATACAACCTCAAAAGACGTCTGGCAGGCGCATGGACTTTACTTGATGAACTTCCATGCTCTGCAACCACGGAGTAGAGAGCTGCTTCGATTGCTGCAGCCTCACGTAACTCACCCTCAAGCTTATTTACTTTACTTTCCAAGTTCTTGACTTTGCTCTCCAAAGTTGTGTCGCGGGTGGACTTTGGATACACCTTAGCTTCTTTCCGTTCACTGGATAGACTCAACCGGCTATTGCTCCGGGAAATATCAAGGGATGATCGAACAGACTTCACCTTTCTTGATTTCTCAACTATAGTCTGCGATTCCTGATCACTACTGATCATATCTTGACTATTCTCAGAAGCTCTGGGCGAAGCAGTTTCTGCTTGATCATCGGCTTGGAAAGGCATAGACTTGGTCTCTCCGTTATTAAGTGGAATGCTGTTTACCAGCTTAGAGCTCTCGTTAGTATCGGTTACAAACACATTGGCACAGTCCTCCAGCCCAGACACAGAAGTATTGGGTGCAGCAGAATCAGGAATGTCCTCTGGGAGATGAAGAAACACAGAAGATAGATCTACTGAAGAGGAACGTGACGGAATCTGGTCGGCTACTCGTCTGCTCTCTGATGCTGATTGTGATCTCTCGTGGCCATTTCCTTTGGAACTCTTGTTTACTCTCTCATGTTCTTCCTGCgaataagaagaagacatcAAATCATTTTAGAAACATTTCAGATTCTCATCATAACTTGTCAAAAGAATATATCTGACATGTTGTTACCTCTTCGGTTCGCACAGAGAAACCACCATTAGACCCTAAAGTAGAAGAGGAAACAGTCAAGGAGGAGTGGGAGGAAACGTCATCATCTGTGATGGATGCAATCTCAGCTTCCTTATAGTACTCCTCATTCATCAAGGCAGAAACAGATCCACCACCagtcttggattcatctttCAAGGAGTTGATAGATGAAGAACTGGCCCGGCGTCTATCAACCGGTTGGATAGTGAGGTAGAGAACGGGCTGAGTGGTATTACGGTAGCTTCTCTTACTGTTCATGGGAGCAGAGACGGTCAAGCTTTCTTTGACAATACCGTAATCAGCCAAATCAATGGTGGCAGTAGCCAAAAGCTGATGAGTTTTCTCTCTGCGAGGCTCGTATAAGTTGAGCTCTAAGACGTTCTTGAAGAAGAGATCAGCACCCTTGTTACGAGAGGAAGCATCTTTCAACAAGGTGAGGGGAAGCTTAAAGGATTCGTTGAATTCGATTTTGCCTTCGCCAATGACAGATCCAAGAGAAGGAGCAACAGCAGTAGTGGTGCCAGAGTTGCGGTCACCATTCTCCCATTGGATAACAACAGAGCGCAGTGATCTAAGGGACTGAGAAGGAGGCCAAGGCTTGATGTCATGAATGTGGATCAGGTAATCAACTTGTACGGTTGAGCCTCTTCTGCTCTTGGAGCTTAAACCCAAAACCATTTTtgccttatatatatataagaaaaaaactaaactaaaaatagGAAGTCCTGAATCAGAGTACCTGCATAAACATCATCCCAACGCAAATCAAACATTGAACAACCAAAGTAATCATTTTTCGTTTGGTTGTTGAAAGCAAACTATTCAACTTTTTAATTGGAACGAGCGAAACCCTCCTTCAAATGTTAAGACATGCACGAACATTTATCAGACTCATGAATAAGAAAGGTACAAGTGAGTAACAATTTGTGCTAATCTGGCGGCCTTCCCGTAAACATTAATAGATTGGAttgatccaaacaaaaaaaatcaacaagtaGGAAGGAAAAAAGCAAACTTTGAAAAGCTCATtcatatatagagagattttGAAGCTAATAAAAAgcatgctctctctctctctctctctaaaatcaGATCCAAGCAGGTTTAAAGGAAACCCAATAAATATTAAGAGATAGTTAAAAAGTAATGCCGACACAGCAATGGAGGAGAACACAGAGTAGTCGTCAAAGTcatgtgagagagaaagaataaTACCCAACAAAGAGCTGCTGCTGAAGAATCTCTGATGAAAATGTGAGAGATGGTCctttcgattcttcttcttcttcttcttcctttttttatttacacGATACTGAAATTTCTCCTATCTTTTCCTGATTTCAtagctttttttcttattcttcttcttcttcttcttctttctgcttTGTGTGTgcgtttttgttttaatcagaGAGGATGTGAGCCACTGGACACAGAATGAAGAATCTAATAGAAAAGTGAGagtttagaaataaaataattaaaattatgatgacgtcaaaaaggaaaaaaaacaaaaaataaaagagagagaacaaattttattatggaaaaaatctgaaaatgaaaaaaagaaagaaaaaaaagcagaatTAATGAAAAAAGGAGCTTAGATTTGATTGATCGTGCAAGCAGCTAAACGGCGACGTTACGAAAGatctcttcttcagcttctctctctctcggtcctGCAGTGACTTAAAAaccatttaataaaattaattaagagaGCGAGAGCACCGACGCGCTTTACTCGCGCATGATCAAATCAATAGCATCCCTTCCACTTGATTTTGCCTTCAACTCCGACACGACTGCGAGTGGGCAACAAAAATTAGATAAACATTACATTACgtctttaattgttttcttattaggatatttttatgttttttttttgttagttgttGATAtctgttgtatatatatgtacatgttttttttagtagtatTATCTTTTTGCCGACAAAACATACAGCTTATACTATTTACctacattttatttatactgATCTAATGCATTctttaattataagatttttgtgGTTGGTGGTGATGGACCGAGTTTAGAGTTCACTTtgtatgaattttaaaataactttgaaAGCACTATGTATGTATTTGGCATGTTATTATTATAAGCTTATTACAttatattcttattatatatggaaactatttctcttc encodes the following:
- the LOC104773507 gene encoding probable adenylate kinase 7, mitochondrial, which encodes MAWLSRVRGFCPVSKLLAATPRSFGSVAALAFDYDSDDEYFPEPRLGLDGSGPDRGVQWVLMGAPGALRHVFAQRLSKLLDVPHISMGSLLRQELNPRSSLYLEIASAVNERRLVPKNVVFALLSKRLEEGYLNGETGFILDGFPRTHIQAETLDQIAQIDLVVNLKSSEEPLVNRNVLNETALPRQEFLASMLHSPVANKARRDSLRVYAHEVKPLEDYYRKQRKLLDFHVDGATSAETWQGLLAALHLKQLNLASSHKLTL
- the LOC104773506 gene encoding uncharacterized protein LOC104773506 codes for the protein MVLGLSSKSRRGSTVQVDYLIHIHDIKPWPPSQSLRSLRSVVIQWENGDRNSGTTTAVAPSLGSVIGEGKIEFNESFKLPLTLLKDASSRNKGADLFFKNVLELNLYEPRREKTHQLLATATIDLADYGIVKESLTVSAPMNSKRSYRNTTQPVLYLTIQPVDRRRASSSSINSLKDESKTGGGSVSALMNEEYYKEAEIASITDDDVSSHSSLTVSSSTLGSNGGFSVRTEEEEHERVNKSSKGNGHERSQSASESRRVADQIPSRSSSVDLSSVFLHLPEDIPDSAAPNTSVSGLEDCANVFVTDTNESSKLVNSIPLNNGETKSMPFQADDQAETASPRASENSQDMISSDQESQTIVEKSRKVKSVRSSLDISRSNSRLSLSSERKEAKVYPKSTRDTTLESKVKNLESKVNKLEGELREAAAIEAALYSVVAEHGSSSSKVHAPARRLLRLYLHACRENHLSRRANAAKSAVSGLVLVAKACGNDVPRLTFWLSNTIVLRTIISDTTAEEELPVSAGPGPRKQKVERETDKQSSLKWKDSSLSKKDIESFGTWDDPVTFIAALEKVEAWIFSRVVESIWWQTLTPRMQSSAASTREFDKANGSASKKNFGRTPSSMNQEQGDFSLELWKKAFRDAHERLCPLRASGHECGCLPVPARLIMEQCVARLDVAMFNAILRDSDENFPTDPVSDPIADSRVLPIPSTTSSFGSGAQLKNSIGNWSRWLTDLFGIDDEDEDSSDENSYVDRSFKTFHLLKALSDLMMLPKDMLLNSSVRKEVCPMLGAPLIKRVLNNFVPDEFCPDPVPDAVLEALESEEKAEKGMITSYPCTAPPPVYSPPSGASISTIIGDFGQPQAPQLCRIRSSVTRKAYTSDDELDELSSPLAVVVLQQAGCKKVNNGGADETVRYQLLKECWMNGE